The following proteins are encoded in a genomic region of Sulfuricurvum sp.:
- a CDS encoding NADP-dependent oxidoreductase: MKAFVLTRYGKKVAPIAMEMPDPKMFENDVLIEVHATGVNPLDSKIRDGEFKLLLPYKPPFILGHELAGRVVKVGGNVKNIKVGDEVYARPTDHRIGTFAEFIAVDEKDVALKPKSLTMEEAASIPLVGLTAWQVLIEKAKLKKGEKVFIQAGSGGVGTFAIQLAKSMGATVATTTSAANMEVVKSLGADVVIDYKKEDFETILKDYDVVINSQDTKTLYKSLGILRKGGRLISISGPPDTRFADDLGAPWLLKMVMFCLSYGVRKKAKKLNVEYSFHFMKSDGKALSEISTLIDSSIIRPVVDKVFSFDEANDALTYVQRGHAKGKVVIKVK, encoded by the coding sequence GTTCGAAAATGATGTTCTTATCGAAGTGCATGCTACGGGAGTGAATCCTTTAGATTCCAAAATTAGAGATGGAGAATTTAAACTGCTCTTACCCTACAAACCACCTTTCATCTTAGGTCATGAGTTGGCGGGGAGAGTTGTGAAAGTTGGAGGAAACGTAAAAAATATCAAAGTCGGTGATGAAGTTTATGCAAGACCGACAGATCATCGAATCGGAACATTCGCCGAATTTATTGCTGTAGATGAAAAAGATGTAGCCTTAAAACCAAAATCATTGACGATGGAAGAAGCGGCCTCCATTCCTCTGGTGGGGCTGACAGCGTGGCAGGTCTTAATCGAAAAAGCGAAACTAAAAAAAGGAGAAAAAGTTTTCATTCAAGCGGGTTCAGGCGGTGTCGGAACATTTGCTATTCAATTAGCAAAAAGCATGGGGGCTACCGTTGCTACTACTACAAGCGCAGCTAATATGGAGGTAGTAAAGAGTCTCGGTGCAGATGTGGTGATTGATTACAAGAAGGAGGATTTTGAAACTATCTTAAAAGATTATGATGTAGTTATAAATTCTCAAGACACAAAAACCCTCTACAAATCATTAGGTATTCTTAGAAAAGGGGGACGACTTATTTCAATATCAGGTCCACCGGATACTCGCTTTGCAGATGATCTTGGAGCACCATGGTTACTAAAAATGGTTATGTTTTGCTTGAGCTACGGTGTTCGAAAAAAGGCGAAAAAACTTAATGTTGAGTATTCATTTCATTTTATGAAATCAGACGGCAAAGCATTGAGCGAAATTTCAACTCTTATCGATTCGTCAATCATTCGTCCTGTTGTGGATAAAGTCTTTTCTTTTGACGAGGCAAACGATGCTTTGACCTACGTTCAAAGAGGGCATGCCAAAGGTAAAGTTGTTATAAAAGTCAAATAA
- a CDS encoding SDR family NAD(P)-dependent oxidoreductase, with protein sequence MQMVNNTILITGGASGIGYELARQLCEKNTVIITGRNSEKLEKAKKELKNIHIFKSDVADPQEIMALYEMVSKSFPHLNILINNAGISKKINMHDENDFTHLTQEINTNLSGVIYMCNQFLPLLKRQKTAAIVNVSSALAFVPLSITPVYSATKAALHSFTRSLRIQLKHSHVKVIELMPSVTETPLLDEFEQKELDKMVVMSASQLAQIAIKKMGRGTLEIRPGQSNALKMMSRIAPNFALNMLNK encoded by the coding sequence ATGCAAATGGTTAATAATACTATTCTGATCACAGGCGGGGCAAGCGGTATCGGTTATGAATTAGCACGACAACTTTGTGAAAAAAATACAGTCATTATTACAGGGCGTAATAGTGAAAAACTAGAAAAAGCAAAAAAAGAGTTGAAAAACATTCATATCTTTAAAAGCGATGTTGCCGATCCTCAGGAGATAATGGCCCTATATGAGATGGTTTCAAAATCATTTCCACATCTTAATATCCTGATTAACAATGCGGGTATTTCGAAAAAAATCAATATGCATGATGAAAACGATTTCACCCATCTGACCCAAGAGATCAACACCAATCTAAGCGGTGTTATTTATATGTGTAACCAGTTTTTGCCCCTTTTAAAGCGACAAAAAACTGCTGCTATCGTTAATGTCAGCTCTGCGTTGGCATTTGTTCCATTGTCCATCACACCTGTATATTCTGCTACCAAGGCAGCGTTGCATTCATTTACACGGTCACTCCGTATTCAGCTAAAACACAGCCATGTAAAAGTTATCGAATTGATGCCCTCTGTTACAGAAACCCCTTTATTGGATGAATTTGAACAAAAAGAGCTAGATAAAATGGTAGTCATGTCTGCATCGCAACTTGCTCAAATAGCTATCAAAAAAATGGGTAGAGGTACCCTAGAGATCAGACCTGGACAGAGTAATGCGCTTAAGATGATGAGTCGTATTGCTCCAAATTTTGCCCTTAATATGCTCAATAAATAA